Proteins encoded in a region of the Paenibacillus sp. W2I17 genome:
- a CDS encoding LuxR C-terminal-related transcriptional regulator — protein MPAITFASQHEESPTCSHAAGTAPFDYLPKSSLDRLRKINHFLIHAFQNSISVIKENLTGTYLFLLADTNGVLLSMNYSSDLKAVVEHSPIRPGMFFTAKSCGVNAISETMDNNKPVLLLPEQHESPYFQSWHCYAAPLSMGSQHVGYLDVSTINADMQGELIAIAKLIPAYMQNCYQSQQTAELCDKPAVEFTERQLTILEMIAGGLTVKAIALKLKIKECTVNHHKKVIFNKLGVQSSTEAVSIASRMSYV, from the coding sequence ATGCCTGCCATTACATTTGCCTCACAACACGAAGAGTCCCCAACTTGCTCTCATGCAGCAGGAACGGCCCCGTTCGACTATTTACCAAAATCCAGTCTGGATAGGCTTCGTAAAATCAATCATTTCCTGATTCATGCATTCCAGAACAGTATCTCGGTTATCAAAGAGAATTTAACGGGCACTTATCTTTTTCTACTCGCCGATACCAACGGTGTGCTCCTCTCCATGAATTACAGTTCAGATCTAAAAGCTGTAGTAGAACATTCCCCCATTCGTCCGGGCATGTTCTTCACTGCAAAGAGCTGTGGAGTTAACGCCATATCAGAAACGATGGATAACAATAAGCCTGTACTGCTGCTCCCCGAGCAGCATGAAAGTCCTTATTTTCAAAGCTGGCATTGTTACGCCGCACCTCTGTCCATGGGTTCGCAACATGTCGGTTATCTGGATGTGTCCACCATTAATGCGGATATGCAGGGTGAACTGATCGCCATTGCCAAGCTAATTCCAGCGTACATGCAGAACTGTTACCAGAGTCAACAGACTGCTGAACTGTGCGACAAACCGGCAGTGGAGTTCACCGAGCGTCAGTTAACCATTCTGGAGATGATAGCCGGAGGCCTCACGGTAAAAGCCATTGCTTTGAAATTAAAGATCAAGGAATGCACCGTGAATCATCACAAAAAAGTGATTTTTAACAAATTAGGTGTGCAATCCAGCACAGAAGCTGTTTCAATTGCCAGCCGAATGTCTTATGTATAG
- a CDS encoding suppressor of fused domain protein encodes MTQEENTSGWDAIDQSMRELYGEQEPKHYGTALPYMLGGPDPLDGISVYEVNTPMPHWHFVTYGFSELYEKEMQDASKNGYGFELTFRLTRSEAETDPPAWALNLLQNVGRYVFNSGNIFQPGDYMDANGPICLESDTLLTALSFIEDPDLPAISTPNGSVQFIQMVGITGRELEMIQSWNARGFLSASSMFMPKYVTDLMRNSYADIPSVIQAVEDGMEQDGSSTAFLFIQQLTWESPRKKLLQKSVPAKLQLGAKQAALVGTILRSRISKGASLSLIGPDTNILFEAGEQPAVLESDRQVTLTVNKQIVEELAENLRPVEGTFEITSLDHILVQIVRTEIKDQEGHVIQTIG; translated from the coding sequence ATGACTCAGGAAGAAAACACATCCGGTTGGGATGCGATTGATCAATCCATGCGTGAATTGTATGGGGAACAAGAGCCAAAACACTACGGCACTGCCCTTCCGTACATGCTCGGAGGTCCCGATCCACTCGATGGTATTAGCGTTTATGAGGTGAACACACCCATGCCTCACTGGCATTTTGTTACCTACGGTTTCTCTGAATTATATGAAAAAGAGATGCAGGATGCATCCAAGAACGGGTATGGATTCGAACTCACCTTTCGTCTTACACGCAGTGAAGCAGAGACTGATCCGCCAGCCTGGGCGCTGAATCTGCTACAGAATGTAGGACGTTACGTGTTCAACAGCGGAAACATCTTTCAGCCAGGAGATTACATGGATGCCAATGGCCCCATCTGTTTGGAGTCTGATACTTTGCTGACTGCTCTCTCGTTTATTGAAGATCCGGATCTACCCGCGATCTCTACGCCTAATGGTTCAGTGCAATTTATTCAGATGGTTGGCATTACAGGTCGGGAACTGGAAATGATTCAAAGCTGGAATGCTCGTGGATTCCTGTCTGCCTCCTCCATGTTCATGCCCAAATATGTGACGGATCTGATGAGAAATTCGTACGCAGATATTCCTTCGGTTATACAAGCGGTTGAGGATGGAATGGAGCAGGACGGGTCCAGCACAGCGTTTTTATTCATACAACAACTGACTTGGGAGTCTCCTCGCAAAAAATTGCTGCAAAAATCGGTTCCGGCCAAACTCCAGCTTGGAGCCAAACAAGCCGCATTAGTTGGCACCATCCTTCGTAGCCGAATTTCGAAAGGTGCCTCTCTATCCTTGATCGGACCTGATACGAATATTCTATTCGAAGCAGGAGAACAGCCAGCCGTATTGGAATCGGACAGACAAGTTACCCTGACGGTGAACAAACAAATTGTTGAGGAGCTGGCAGAGAACCTTCGCCCGGTTGAAGGAACATTTGAGATAACTTCATTGGATCATATTCTCGTTCAGATTGTTAGAACAGAAATCAAGGACCAAGAAGGACATGTCATTCAAACGATTGGATGA
- a CDS encoding antitoxin Xre/MbcA/ParS toxin-binding domain-containing protein has translation MSMKGIYLKEFNQASWDSFSEGFEELEQKLDHAWVERARLQGIPADISRVLLCEMGEYAFDWIAKDIPALGDQSPAVYLETEEGAQALRAAIMRMPR, from the coding sequence ATGAGTATGAAAGGTATCTATTTAAAGGAGTTTAATCAGGCAAGCTGGGACTCATTTTCCGAAGGGTTTGAAGAACTTGAACAAAAGTTGGACCACGCGTGGGTAGAACGTGCGAGATTACAAGGGATTCCGGCAGATATAAGTCGGGTGCTTTTGTGTGAAATGGGGGAGTACGCTTTTGATTGGATAGCGAAAGATATCCCGGCTTTAGGGGACCAAAGTCCCGCTGTTTACCTGGAAACGGAGGAAGGAGCGCAGGCATTAAGGGCAGCGATTATGCGTATGCCGCGTTAA
- a CDS encoding glycoside hydrolase family 1 protein — protein sequence MTTAKKGFPENFLWGGATAANQLEGAFDKDGKGLSTADMIAHVPKEKRTGGHAMEISSSRIEEILSGKIEERFPKRFGIDFYHHFREDIALFAEMGFKVFRLSIHWARIFPNGYDQEPNEAGLKFYDEVFDELLKYGIEPLVTLSHYETPLGLTQKYNGWAGREVIQHYVRYAETVFNRYKNKVKYWLTFNEINVMLFSPYTGGGILIDKVDNKLQTTYQALHHQFVASALVTKLAHEIIPGSQVGCMLARMETYAATCNPVDVRLAQHENQINLFFTDMHARGKYPNYMARYFEENDIVIQKEAGDDEILLNNTVDFISFSYYMSVTKSASADKEETTGNLTGGVKNPYLEASDWGWEIDPIGLRVTLNNFWDRYQKPLFIVENGLGAYDRVEEDGSIHDSYRVDYLKKHIEQMKEAIKDGVDLIGFTAWGPIDLVSMSTSEMSKRYGFIYVDLDDEGNGTLKRSKKDSFDWYKNVISSNGEQL from the coding sequence ATGACCACGGCAAAAAAAGGATTCCCCGAAAACTTCCTATGGGGCGGCGCTACAGCTGCCAATCAATTGGAGGGTGCATTCGATAAGGACGGCAAAGGCCTCTCCACAGCGGACATGATCGCTCATGTTCCGAAAGAGAAGCGTACAGGCGGACATGCCATGGAAATTTCCTCTTCCCGAATTGAAGAGATCCTCTCCGGCAAAATTGAAGAACGTTTCCCGAAACGTTTTGGTATCGATTTCTACCATCACTTTAGAGAAGATATTGCATTGTTTGCCGAAATGGGCTTCAAAGTATTCCGTTTGTCCATTCACTGGGCACGTATTTTCCCGAACGGTTATGATCAAGAGCCAAATGAAGCAGGCTTGAAATTCTACGATGAAGTATTTGACGAATTGTTGAAATATGGCATCGAGCCGCTCGTTACATTGTCTCACTATGAGACTCCGCTTGGCTTGACGCAAAAATATAACGGCTGGGCTGGCCGTGAAGTAATCCAGCACTATGTTAGATATGCAGAAACGGTGTTCAACCGTTATAAAAATAAAGTGAAATACTGGCTGACGTTTAATGAAATTAATGTCATGCTGTTCAGCCCGTACACTGGCGGCGGCATTCTGATCGATAAAGTGGACAACAAGCTGCAAACCACTTATCAAGCGCTGCATCATCAATTTGTAGCAAGTGCATTGGTAACGAAGCTTGCACACGAAATTATCCCTGGTTCCCAAGTGGGTTGTATGCTTGCTCGTATGGAAACCTATGCAGCAACATGTAATCCGGTAGATGTTCGTCTGGCTCAACACGAGAATCAGATCAACCTCTTCTTCACGGACATGCACGCTCGTGGTAAATACCCGAACTACATGGCTCGTTATTTTGAAGAAAACGACATCGTGATTCAAAAAGAAGCAGGCGATGATGAGATCTTGCTGAACAATACCGTTGATTTCATCTCCTTCAGTTACTACATGTCCGTAACCAAATCTGCATCTGCAGACAAGGAAGAAACAACGGGTAACCTGACTGGCGGCGTGAAAAACCCTTATCTGGAAGCGTCCGACTGGGGATGGGAGATCGATCCGATCGGTTTGCGCGTAACCCTGAACAACTTCTGGGATCGCTATCAGAAACCATTGTTCATCGTAGAAAATGGTCTGGGTGCATATGACCGTGTTGAAGAAGACGGTTCGATCCATGACTCCTATCGTGTGGATTACCTGAAAAAACACATCGAACAAATGAAAGAAGCCATCAAAGACGGCGTCGATCTGATTGGATTTACAGCATGGGGCCCGATTGACCTTGTGAGTATGTCCACTTCCGAAATGTCCAAACGTTATGGTTTCATCTACGTGGATCTGGATGACGAAGGTAACGGAACTCTCAAACGTTCCAAAAAGGATTCATTCGACTGGTACAAAAACGTAATCTCCAGCAATGGTGAACAGCTGTAG
- a CDS encoding glycoside hydrolase family 1 protein, translating to MTTPFPKDFLWGGAVAANQLEGAYNTDGKGLSVQDVMPHGITTPRTEAPTEDNLKLIGIDFYNRYKEDVKLFAEMGFKVFRTSIAWSRIFPKGDELEPNEKGLQFYDDLFDECHKYGIEPLVTISHYETPLHLSKTYDGWVNRKMIDFYERYVTVLFNRYKGKVKYWLTFNEINSILEEPFMSGGIYTPKAELSKQDLYQAIHHELVASALAVKLGHEIMPEAKIGCMVLSMPTYPLTPNPDDVVAAMHAEQRNDIFADIHARGYYPKYINRYFKANNINIKFEDGDAEILKHTVDFISFSYYVSICETGDPEKRVEGKGNLFAGVQNPYLKASEWGWQIDPQGLRVTLNKYWDRYQKPLFIVENGLGAVDELITDENGNKTVNDDYRIQYLNDHLVQVGEALEDGVEVMGYTSWGCIDLVSASTAEMKKRYGFIYVDRNNDGSGTLDRYKKKSFHWYKEVISTNGASLKNNNE from the coding sequence ATGACAACACCATTTCCGAAGGACTTCCTATGGGGCGGCGCTGTAGCAGCCAACCAACTTGAAGGAGCTTATAATACAGATGGCAAAGGTCTGTCTGTTCAAGATGTAATGCCACACGGGATTACAACACCTAGAACGGAAGCACCTACAGAAGATAACCTGAAACTGATCGGTATCGATTTCTACAACCGCTACAAAGAGGATGTTAAACTTTTTGCTGAAATGGGCTTCAAAGTGTTCCGTACATCCATCGCGTGGTCCCGTATCTTCCCTAAAGGTGATGAATTGGAGCCAAATGAGAAAGGTCTGCAATTCTACGATGACCTGTTCGATGAGTGCCACAAATATGGTATTGAACCACTCGTAACGATCTCTCACTATGAGACACCACTACATTTGTCCAAAACGTATGATGGCTGGGTTAACCGTAAAATGATTGATTTCTACGAGCGTTATGTAACAGTGCTGTTTAACCGTTACAAAGGCAAAGTGAAATACTGGCTGACGTTTAATGAAATCAACTCCATTCTGGAGGAACCATTCATGAGCGGCGGGATCTACACGCCAAAAGCAGAACTGTCCAAACAGGATCTGTACCAAGCGATCCATCATGAATTGGTAGCTAGTGCCCTGGCTGTTAAACTGGGTCATGAAATTATGCCTGAAGCCAAAATCGGCTGTATGGTACTGAGCATGCCTACGTATCCGCTGACTCCGAATCCGGATGATGTGGTTGCAGCAATGCATGCGGAACAGCGCAATGATATCTTTGCTGATATCCATGCACGTGGTTACTATCCAAAATACATTAATCGTTATTTCAAAGCGAATAATATCAATATCAAGTTTGAAGATGGCGATGCTGAAATTCTGAAGCATACCGTAGACTTTATCTCGTTCAGTTATTATGTAAGTATCTGTGAGACAGGTGATCCGGAGAAACGGGTTGAAGGAAAAGGAAACCTGTTCGCAGGTGTGCAGAACCCTTATCTCAAAGCGAGTGAGTGGGGCTGGCAGATCGATCCGCAAGGACTACGCGTAACGCTGAACAAATACTGGGACCGTTATCAAAAACCATTGTTTATTGTCGAAAATGGTCTGGGTGCAGTGGATGAGTTAATCACGGACGAAAATGGCAATAAAACGGTGAACGATGATTACCGTATTCAATACTTGAATGACCATCTGGTACAGGTGGGCGAAGCTCTTGAGGATGGCGTAGAAGTGATGGGTTATACGTCATGGGGCTGTATTGACCTGGTAAGTGCTTCAACAGCAGAGATGAAGAAACGTTATGGTTTCATCTATGTAGACCGCAACAATGATGGTTCAGGAACATTGGATCGTTACAAGAAAAAATCATTCCATTGGTACAAGGAAGTTATTAGTACAAATGGCGCAAGTCTTAAGAATAACAACGAGTAA
- the licT gene encoding BglG family transcription antiterminator LicT, which translates to MKIEKVLNNNVVTVIDPGGNELVVMGRGIAFKKHTGESIDESLVEKIFSLESKEVSQKLKTLLSDIPVEYVECSDEIIRYAETVLGEKLHESIYISLTDHIHFAIDRHRQGLQIRNALFWEIKRMYRKEYAIGLKALQIIEETLGVLLPEDECAFIAMHLVNAQMNGEMRETISITNIVKDILNIVRRSFVIELDEDSLSYYRFLTHLKFFAQRVLQGTAIEDKEEDNPLHDLVSKQYPEAHACAVRISDYTRKIYNRLLSKEEILYLTIHIERVVRNEQTIE; encoded by the coding sequence ATGAAAATTGAGAAGGTGCTGAACAACAACGTAGTTACCGTAATTGATCCGGGAGGAAACGAACTGGTCGTTATGGGACGTGGAATTGCCTTCAAAAAGCATACTGGTGAATCGATTGACGAAAGTCTCGTCGAAAAAATATTCTCGCTTGAAAGTAAGGAAGTATCACAGAAACTTAAAACACTTCTGTCTGATATCCCGGTTGAATATGTCGAGTGCTCGGATGAGATTATCCGTTATGCCGAGACGGTGTTAGGTGAGAAGCTGCATGAAAGCATCTACATTTCACTGACGGATCATATTCATTTTGCCATTGATCGACATCGTCAAGGATTGCAGATCCGTAACGCATTGTTCTGGGAGATCAAGCGCATGTACCGGAAGGAATATGCCATTGGACTCAAGGCGCTACAGATTATTGAGGAAACTTTAGGTGTCCTGTTACCCGAAGACGAATGCGCATTCATTGCAATGCATCTGGTTAATGCCCAGATGAACGGTGAGATGAGGGAAACGATCAGTATTACAAACATTGTTAAGGACATACTTAACATCGTAAGACGTAGCTTTGTGATTGAACTTGATGAAGATTCATTGAGTTATTATCGATTTTTAACTCATCTGAAGTTCTTTGCCCAACGTGTGCTGCAAGGAACGGCGATTGAAGATAAAGAAGAAGATAACCCGCTTCATGACTTGGTGAGCAAGCAGTATCCGGAAGCACATGCATGTGCAGTAAGGATCAGCGACTATACGCGTAAGATCTATAATCGGTTGTTGTCCAAGGAAGAAATACTGTATCTAACCATTCATATTGAACGAGTTGTCAGAAATGAACAAACAATTGAATAA
- a CDS encoding beta-glucoside-specific PTS transporter subunit IIABC yields MDKQQLSKDILKLVGGEENIDQVTHCMTRLRFNLNDNQKADKATLKNTPGVMGVMENGGQFQVIIGNDVPVVYNALVGNMSKSPNADNATSSASTGEKKKRNPVSALFDFISGIFTPILPAITGAGMIKGIVAILVALEWLSDTSSTYIILSAIGDGAFYFLPIILAISAARKLGSNMYIGAALAAGIMHPTITALLVEGDSTFAGIKVIAATYASSVIPIILAIWIASYVEKAVNHVTHASLKLLVVPTVTLLIMVPLTLITVGPLGTVLGNGLSGGIAWLFDNMSIFASILIGGTMSLLIITGMHYALLPIVVGSIATLGYDYIIPLMFAANWAQSGSAVGVALKSKNAQTRSLGYSTGLTAFMGITEPAMYGINMKFKKPFIAALIGGAAGGAFMGIFQAKAFVPVGLAGLPSVAAYISSDISTLIYAVGGALVALLVAAVLTYILGFQEENASEPVAAPAAEPATPAATTSAAVTEEAKAQDEQVFSPITGEVKPLSEVPDPAFSEEIMGKGFAIQPSEGRVVSPINGTVFSLSKSGHAIGLVSDTGAEMLIHIGIDTVKLKGQFFSPKVQAGAKVTVGDVLMEFDREQIEKAGYTTITPVIITNMHQYESIESAGRTTIKEKDLLFTAKA; encoded by the coding sequence ATGGATAAACAACAATTGTCCAAGGATATTTTGAAGCTTGTTGGTGGCGAAGAGAATATCGATCAAGTCACACACTGTATGACAAGACTCAGATTTAACCTGAATGACAACCAAAAAGCGGACAAAGCGACGCTAAAAAATACACCAGGTGTGATGGGCGTGATGGAGAACGGTGGACAGTTCCAGGTTATCATCGGTAACGATGTACCTGTCGTGTATAACGCACTTGTTGGCAACATGTCCAAATCTCCAAACGCAGATAATGCAACATCAAGTGCTTCAACTGGGGAGAAGAAAAAGAGAAATCCGGTAAGTGCGTTGTTCGACTTCATTTCCGGTATATTTACACCGATTCTGCCAGCGATTACAGGTGCAGGTATGATCAAAGGGATCGTGGCCATCCTTGTTGCACTTGAATGGTTGTCCGACACCAGCTCGACCTACATCATTTTGTCTGCAATCGGTGACGGTGCATTCTACTTCCTGCCAATCATTCTGGCGATCAGTGCTGCACGCAAACTGGGTAGCAATATGTATATTGGTGCAGCGCTCGCGGCGGGCATTATGCATCCAACGATTACGGCATTACTAGTCGAAGGGGATTCAACTTTTGCAGGGATTAAGGTTATTGCCGCAACTTACGCTTCTAGTGTAATCCCAATTATTCTTGCTATCTGGATTGCTTCTTATGTAGAGAAAGCAGTTAATCATGTTACTCATGCTTCTCTGAAGCTCTTGGTTGTTCCAACAGTAACTCTGTTGATTATGGTTCCGCTGACCTTGATTACCGTTGGTCCATTAGGGACGGTACTCGGTAATGGTTTGTCTGGTGGTATTGCTTGGTTGTTCGACAATATGTCTATCTTTGCAAGTATCCTGATTGGTGGAACGATGTCACTGCTGATCATCACGGGTATGCACTATGCCTTGCTGCCAATCGTTGTTGGTTCGATAGCAACGTTGGGCTATGACTATATTATTCCTTTAATGTTTGCAGCGAACTGGGCGCAGTCAGGTAGTGCCGTTGGTGTTGCGTTGAAATCAAAAAATGCTCAAACCAGATCTCTTGGCTACTCCACGGGTCTCACTGCTTTTATGGGAATTACTGAACCGGCCATGTATGGTATCAACATGAAATTTAAAAAACCGTTTATTGCAGCCCTGATCGGTGGAGCGGCAGGTGGTGCATTTATGGGTATTTTCCAAGCAAAAGCATTTGTACCAGTAGGTCTTGCAGGTTTGCCAAGTGTTGCTGCCTATATCAGTTCAGATATAAGTACACTCATTTATGCTGTTGGAGGTGCTTTAGTTGCATTGTTAGTAGCGGCAGTACTGACGTACATTCTTGGGTTCCAAGAAGAAAATGCATCGGAGCCAGTAGCTGCACCAGCAGCTGAGCCGGCAACACCAGCAGCAACAACTTCTGCTGCTGTAACTGAAGAAGCAAAAGCACAAGATGAGCAAGTATTCAGCCCAATCACAGGTGAAGTTAAACCGCTGAGCGAAGTGCCGGACCCTGCATTCTCTGAAGAGATTATGGGTAAAGGATTCGCGATTCAACCATCTGAGGGCCGCGTTGTATCTCCGATCAACGGAACCGTGTTCTCGTTATCGAAGAGTGGACATGCCATTGGTCTGGTAAGTGATACAGGCGCAGAAATGTTGATTCATATCGGGATTGATACCGTGAAGTTGAAAGGTCAGTTCTTCTCTCCTAAAGTTCAAGCAGGTGCGAAGGTAACCGTAGGTGATGTACTGATGGAGTTCGACCGGGAACAGATCGAAAAAGCCGGTTATACAACGATTACACCAGTCATTATTACAAACATGCATCAGTATGAGTCCATTGAGTCTGCTGGTCGCACTACGATCAAAGAAAAAGACTTGTTGTTCACAGCTAAAGCTTAA